In Plasmodium coatneyi strain Hackeri chromosome 3, complete sequence, a genomic segment contains:
- a CDS encoding SICA antigen: MIIDIHLEVLGECQKGGLHSTKEDFFEILVQEFMGNEFMKEDFLPKGSVPREEVPSSGFGFREDDSVPKGEVPEEQVPSSDSGFAVPGLGFSVHVPEGCVHMEQVPSSDSGFTV; encoded by the coding sequence atgattattgatattcatttagaagtcctaggcgaatgtcaaaaagggggcctacattcgacgaaggaagacttttttgaaattttggttcaagaattcatGGGAAATGAGTTCATGAAAGAAGACTtccttcctaagggaagtgttcctagggaagaggttccaagttcaggtttcgggtttagggaagacgACTCTGTTCCTAAGGGAGAggttcctgaggaacaggttccaagttcagattccgggtttgcggttccaggtttagggtttagtgttcatgTTCCTGAGGGATGTGTTCatatggaacaggttcccAGTTCAGATTCGGGGTTTacggtgtag
- a CDS encoding SICA antigen yields the protein MKERERKENEKGRKDERRKVEDCSMNTALCDRVKCVTTNWFNDRITKAYQKQTWCQFWNTDVKNRLESLSKAMTNTETGDYNLCKDTGQKTDGTSNKEANRKACEYIVKGLEHIYKIGKSGGWTRDDPDQRNKMERNQQFGQTMSCFLLNAYANKLKEDAKEPKPTSCDVEQGIKKAFEIAARKRETWCKDNGNCVECTRQENLTCTLDVKDNLWDADGSKGCMDDHNNIENKVKGLLGKDDRVKRTLKSICRDCTKKDKLCERLECIAHNWFEDRINNAEVKRDWCPFWNPDAISRLKELSEAVTTNSESMGDECKNFQGKDASDDDANKKACKLITAGLKGIYQLQEGETEKNKKKARNNRLTSQTMYCLFLNAYADKLKQQVKSPCNITEETIRKVFEIGNRKKEEWCVHKETNQKNDCVECKREPNLTCTLDVNDDLRRTDDSCYKNKDDIGPKVQEVFDKGTFDPKKKEIEKALDILTDINSLNKELCDRVKCIYHRWGENRKDNSGTYQDWEKFWKDDVKGLLERLSKDTLNESEKMDQHCTSLSGADKKACEIMVRGLEHIYKIERGTDQNNSPQKKDDNLIFHRTFSCMLLNIFADEMKEKCQAKKEEIEKGITHAFQQSEEIKKGISPCSTEGDLCPLCIREEGYTSCKISQGDRNPIEDRMKKMFTDKNAKTEVKEAMKEIDTICRPEPPQPAATKPATTKPVVLPSAGGAGRSATTPSNTGKSDSVQCGNGNEVVGGQKEALKCLGLDNDGSDNHTRSSQDEEEDQVAARNKHTSHVTVVDTGTTVIAGPALQDSEKKGSGTLPPGHKDAHTPSTGTDTQTPSGSSNSQGPGQGGEKTGSGSQVPTETKQAGEVDTSPGTNDGHPSTPNPPNINSKPEQTSGSQSGQDGAGVQTPSSETLTPKDPGTRITKDDQDGGKSTTLNEPVKEGSNKEQLPKAADNNPIAPPSSLGTERWITLLTSLPHTFLPFLCSLYFTLGKRRRRHRREEHLTSPPLDEQPLAHVDDQDGPYEYTLVKECKPRSTPIKRRKKRDVGRCRAGRRGVGRRMIIDIHLEVLDECQKGDLHSSKENFFEILVQEFMGSELMKEENVPKEEVPSSDFGFKVDVPREQVQS from the exons atgaaagaaagagaaagaaaggagaatgaaaaaggaagaaaagatgaaagaaggaagg TTGAAGACTGCAGCATGAATACTGCGCTATGTGATCGTGTGAAATGTGTAACGACTAATTGGTTTAATGACAGAATAACTAAGGCCTATCAAAAACAAACCTgg TGTCAATTTTGGAATACCGACGTCAAAAATAGACTGGAAAGTCTGTCTAAGGCTATGACCAATACAGAGACAGGGGACTATAATCTATGCAAAGACACTGGTCAGAAGACAGATGGCACATCAAATAAGGAAGCAAATAGAAAAGCTTGTGAATACATTGTTAAAGGTttggaacacatatataagattGGGAAATCTGGGGGGTGGACGAGGGATGATCCTGATCAACGAAATAAGATGGAACGTAACCAACAATTTGGTCAAACTATGTCATGCTTTCTACTGAATGCTTACGCAAATAAATTGAAGGAGGATGCAAAGGAACCGAAACCAACTTCTTGTGATGTAGAACAAGGCATAAAAAAAGCCTTTGAAATCGCAGCGAGGAAGCGCGAAACGTGGTGCAAGGATAACGGTAATTGTGTTGAATGTACAAGGCAAGAGAATCTAACTTGCACATTAGACGTGAAAGACAATCTGTGGGATGCAGATGGAAGTAAAGGGTGCATGGACGAccataataatatagaaaacaAAGTAAAAGGGTTACTTGGGAAGGATGACAGAGTAAAACGAACTCTGAAGAGCATAT gCAGAGATTGCACCAAGAAGGATAAACTATGTGAACGTTTGGAGTGCATAGCACATAATTGGTTCGAGGACAGAATAAATAATGCCGAGGTAAAACGGGACTGG TGTCCATTTTGGAATCCAGATGCCATAAGTAGACTGAAGGAGCTGTCTGAAGCTGTGACCACTAATAGTGAATCTATGGGGGATGAGTGTAAGAACTTTCAGGGGAAAGATGCGTCAGATGATGATGCTAATAAAAAAGCATGTAAATTAATTACTGCAGGTTTAAAGGGCATTTATCAGCTTCAAGAGGGTGAGACAGAgaagaacaagaagaaaGCAAGGAATAATAGGCTAACAAGTCAAACTATGTATTGCTTGTTTCTGAATGCCTATGCGGACAAATTGAAACAGCAGGTTAAATCCCCCTGTAATATCACGGAAGAGACCATAAGGAAGGTATTTGAAATCGGAAatagaaagaaagaggaatgGTGTGTGCATAAGGAAACTAATCAGAAGAATGATTGTGTTGAATGTAAAAGGGAACCTAATCTAACTTGCACGTTAGACGTGAATGATGACCTACGGAGAACAGATGATAGTTGCTATAAGAACAAAGATGATATAGGGCCCAAAGTGCAGGAAGTGTTCGACAAGGGGACGTTTGacccaaaaaagaaggaaatagaGAAAGCTCTGGATATTCTAACTGATATAAATTCTCTAAATAAGGAATTATGTGATCGCGTAAAGTGTATATACCATAGGTGGGGTGAAAACAGAAAAGACAATAGCGGAACGTATCAAGACTgg GAAAAGTTTTGGAAGGACGACGTTAAGGGATTATTGGAAAGACTCTCTAAGGATACACTTAacgaaagtgaaaaaatggatcagCACTGTACGAGCCTCAGTGGGGCAGACAAAAAGGCTTGTGAAATCATGGTTAGGGGCttagaacatatatataaaattgaaaGGGGGACTGACCAAAACAATAGTCCACAGAAGAAAGACGATAACCTCATATTTCACCGAACTTTCTCTTGTATGTTATTGAATATATTCGCTGATGAAATGAAAGAGAAATGTCAAGccaagaaggaagaaatagaaaaaggcATAACTCATGCCTTTCAGCAGagtgaagaaattaaaaaaggaatatccCCATGCAGTACTGAAGGTGATTTGTGTCCATTGTGCATCAGGGAGGAGGGTTATACATCTTGCAAAATAAGCCAAGGGGACAGAAATCCAATAGAGgacagaatgaaaaagatgTTCACTGataaaaacgcaaaaacggaagtgaaggaagctATGAAAGAAATAGACACCATATGCCGACCTGAACCACCACAACCAGCTGCCACTAAACCTGCCACAACGAAACCGGTTGTACTACCAAGTGCAGGAGGAGCAGGTAGGAGTGCAACTACCCCAAGTAATACAGGTAAGTCAGATTCTGTACAATGTGGAAATGGCAATGAAGTGGTTGGTGGCCAAAAGGAGGCCCTAAAGTGCCTTGGTCTGGACAATGATGGCAGCGATAATCATACTCGTAGCAGTCAGGACGAGGAGGAGGACCAAGTTGCCGCCAGAAATAAGCATACATCACATGTGACTGTGGTTGACACTGGCACTACTGTCATTGCAGGTCCTGCATTACAGGATAGTGAAAAGAAGGGCAGTGGTACTCTACCTCCAGGTCATAAGGATGCCCACACTCCAAGTACTGGTACTGACACCCAAACTCCTTCAGGATCTAGCAATTCTCAAGGTCCAGGTCAAG GTGGAGAAAAGACTGGATCCGGCTCACAGGTCCCCACCGAGACGAAGCAAGCAGGAGAAGTTGATACTTCACCTGGAACTAATGATGGTCACCCATCTACACCAAACCCTCCCAATATTAACTCTAAACCGGAACAGACAAGTGGTAGTCAGAGTGGCCAGGATGGTGCTGGTGTTCAGACTCCTAGTTCCGAAACTTTAACTCCTAAGGATCCTGGTACACGCATTACTAAGGATGATCAGGATGGTGGAAAGAGTACCACGCTGAATGAGCCAGTTAAGGAAGGCTCCAATAAGGAACAGTTACCCAAAGCGGCGGATAATAATCCAATAGCACCACCATCATCACTTGGAACAG AAAGATGGATAACCCTTCTgacctccttaccccataccttcctaccattcctgtgtTCCTTG TATTTTACCCTCGGTAAGCGAAGACGACGTCATAGAAGAGAGGAACACTTAACCTCTCCTCCCTTAGATGAACAACCCCTtgctcatgtggacgaccaggacggtccatatgaatataccttagtaaaggaatgcaaacctcgttctacgcccataaaaaggaggaaaaaacgggatGTTGGTCGCTGTCGTGCTGGTCGTCGTGGTGTaggtcgccgcatgattattgatattcatttagaagtcttagacgaatgtcagaAAGGGGACCTACATTCGTCgaaggaaaacttttttgaaattttggttcaagaatttatgggatcTGAACttatgaaagaagaaaacgttcctaaggaagaggttccaagttcagatttcgggtttaaggttgatgttcctagggaacaggttcaaagttGA
- a CDS encoding KIR-like protein, translating into MLPETVNPLNPQSFPSYKDFYNIFENGGAGTCTGGCQTDTQISGRLRGKIEEHSKVPGSACYACKVYKEKDSKPPKKEAYHFLYYWIGDKLSKSKTVTPTFQAVISAICGDINNYCGQGGSGQCKIPCDDEPIGRDEFKQRKKVFDYYYDYNTVMGVLGNGESPCDAHWSSYLTEASAACNAVRTKCAADSENKHKEYCTEFNRKYDLYCDMIEVPKLKCALESLQNRIVSEVVQKASSIANDAYNLLPSWFSNHSSGGGRKSNRRRRSTGNNLDVSTEDSSTIASTFDSTEYSTAYTTRPSTTREGRENSTNRRGQEQQQGQNISYHSM; encoded by the exons ATGTTACCAGAAACAGTAAAT CCACTGAATCCACAGAGTTTCCCTTCATATAAGGATTTCTATAATATATTCGAAAATGGGGGAGCAGGAACCTGTACAGGTGGATGCCAGACAGATACACAGATATCCGGAAGGTTACGGGGGAAAATAGAAGAACATAGTAAAGTACCAGGATCAGCGTGCTATGCGTGCAAAgtgtataaagaaaaggacagCAAACCacctaaaaaagaagcctaccatttcttatattattggataggggacAAATTATCTAAGAGTAAAACAGTAACGCCCACCTTCCAAGCTGTAATAAGTGCTATTTGCGGAGATATAAATAACTATTGTGGTCAGGGAGGGAGCGGGCAATGTAAAATTCCCTGTGATGATGAACCCATTGGCAGGGATGAATTCaaacagaggaaaaaagtcttTGATTATTACTACGATTATAATACTGTGATGGGAGTGTTAGGGAATGGGGAGTCCCCCTGTGACGCACACTGGTCCAGTTACCTAACGGAAGCGTCTGCAGCATGTAATGCTGTGAGAACAAAATGTGCAGCAGATAGTGAAAACAAGCATAAGGAATATTGTACCGAATTTAACAGGAAGTACGACCTATATTGTGATATGATAGAAGTGCCAAAACTGAAATGTGCATTAGAATCACTACAAAATAGAATAGTGTCCGAAGTAGTACAAAAAGCATCCTCCATAGCAAACGATGCT TATAATCTCCTACCATCTTGGTTTAGtaaccactcttctggaggaggaagaaaaagtaatagaagaagaagatccaccGGAAACAACTTGGATGTTTCCACAGAAGATAGCTCCACCATAGCTTCAACATTCGATTCAACAGAATACTCCACAGCATATACTACACgaccatctaccaccagggaaggaagagaaaatagtACTAATAGAAGAGGACAGGAGCAGCAGCAAGGGCagaatataagttatcatAGTATGTAA
- a CDS encoding SICA antigen — protein MVKMAPRTNEYEQQHPPKVEEEARDDGARSDAPRARRAASKGSESGGEEFLFILKRGQTGVTVKPVSNDESNTQGPHLILTLRKGVLPTDAKNNLTPGTLGPTGTHDQTDTELKTAVAKTKKVKAKYKCPDETIVQGEYDVDNEHEDDKEGLGIEDWFNLFSRDVTKEEEEKLEGWSGFLALCNPPGDDDGSINVDLNEYGKFCKVMVRNIMLVTNPKNQYENKGTKCQKVVKGVSVCDLLKVWAYYMQWLCAPRKVIDYAFHAVKEVREVFKKLNLGGNYAECTYNGVPDIPDDKVKNILPEAYDLFYKSVFYIMMEAITKEKAWCIEGKGKLPQKASEDLDLPRAETEEDNDVVSADDGTNEFKGLLRQVKEGMDQEKEEKAEVLEELKQNIAEPSVPSPQKPSQQEQEQQKEQQQQLQMQDNGCKSDKLCERVTCVGRQYRTDEGGNPDWDKMWGEVKDRVDGLAKVMSKEDRSMNSYCNSHQWTNSKVTFAQRETCKQIVRGLHHIYSTQTDGEKTDSKSKNNQQFYRTMECILLNAYADQLKEKGNYCGITEGEIQKMFNEGNTKKRTWCLDKNCIECKREEKLNCQLNNENIKTKVDGLLNINAEIQGTLKETCKDCSKEENLCERTKCVTINWFRDRLTNGGTGRRDWCNFWGDQDVGKVLKNLSESMIKESSTNDELCNSFTGADDTVPTDPRKKACQYIARGLEYIYSIKEEENQTYANQKKNNRIFDQTVGCLFLNAYVNLLIKKSQGQVCPITEEEIKEMFKKGNGQIDKWCVQKKEDGNGSDCVTCKREPDLNCTLSVEDYLLYKAADTTCEHHKNNIKGKLDDMLVNDKTGLKQTLDDITAICKPKPAAPPPAPAPPPSGSSAAGGGETDDATLKATKAAQISNKIDNPVLPYLPLAPAMLGISIMSYLLWKYFGMQRKTRKRYRRGPQIRGPTLEEQLLAHVDQPGPREYYIVRERKPRSMPKKRRKKRVPGRHRAGRGGGGVRRRMIIDIHLEVLDECQKGDTKLVQEDFFEILVQEFMGSEFIREENVPKEYVPMEEVQSSDFGFMEKDIVPNVDVRMEELREEQIPSSDSGFRV, from the exons atggtaaaaatggctccAAGGACCAATGAATATGAACAGCAACATCCTCCGAAGgtagaggaggaagcacGGGATGATGGTGCTCGTAGTGATGCGCCTCGTGCACGTCGTGCAGCTAGCAAAGGTTCTGAAAGTGGTGGGGAGgagtttttatttattctcaAGCGAGGACAAACGGGTGTAACAGTAAAGCCTGTTTCAAATGACGA GTCAAATACACAGGGTCCTCATTTAATTCTGACATTGCGTAAAGGGGTACTTCCTACGGACGCTAAGAATAACTTGACTCCAGGGACTCTAGGTCCAACAGGAACGCACGACCAAACGGACACAGAATTGAAGACAGCAGTggcaaaaacaaagaaagtaAAAGCAAAGTATAAATGTCCCGATGAAACCATTGTACAAGGCGAGTATGACGTTGATAACGAGCATGAGGACGACAAGGAAGGAC TTGGTATAGAAGATTGGTTCAATCTATTTTCGAGGGATGTaacaaaagaagaggaagaaaaacttgAAGGATGGAGTGGTTTCTTAGCTTTATGTAATCCTCCGGGGGACGATGACGGCAGCATTAATGTAGATTTAAACGAATACGGAAAATTCTGTAAAGTCATGGTAAGGAATATAATGTTAGTAACTAACCCAAAGAATCAGTATGAAaacaaaggaacaaaatgtcAGAAAGTTGTAAAGGGAGTTTCTGTATGTGATTTATTGAAGGTTTGGGCATATTATATGCAGTGGTTATGTGCTCCTAGGAAGGTTATAGATTACGCCTTTCATGCAGTGAAAGAAGTAAGGgaagtatttaaaaaattaaatctCGGTGGGAACTATGcggaatgtacatataatggTGTACCTGACATTCCTGACGACAAAGTAAAGAATATCTTACCTGAAGCGTACGACCTATTTTACAAAAGTGTGTTTTATATTATGATGGAAGCAATAACTAAAGAGAAAGCATGGTGCATAGAGGGTAAAGGAAAGTTACCGCAGAAAGCATCAGAGGATTTAGACCTTCCACGCGCAGAAACAGAAGAGGATAATGATGTGGTCTCCGCTGATGACGGCACAAATGAATTCAAAGGACTTCTTCGGCAagttaaggaaggaatggatcaagaaaaagaggaaaaggcagaagtgttagaagaattaaaacaaaacatAGCAGAACCATCTGTTCCTTCACCCCAAAAACCTTCCCAACAAgaacaagaacaacaaaaggaacaacagcaacaactaCAGATGCAAG ACAATGGCTGCAAGAGTGACAAATTATGTGAACGCGTAACATGCGTAGGAAGACAGTACCGTACGGACGAAGGAGGGAATCCCGACTGG GATAAAATGTGGGGGGAAGTCAAGGACAGGGTTGATGGACTTGCCAAAGTCATGTCTAAGGAAGACCGCAGTATGAACAGTTATTGCAATAGCCACCAATGGACAAATAGTAAAGTGACTTTTGCACAAAGGGAAACATGCAAGCAAATTGTTAGGGGActacatcatatatatagcacTCAGAcagatggggaaaaaactgACAGTAAGTCCAAGAATAACCAACAATTTTATCGAACTATGGAATGCATTCTCCTGAACGCCTACGCAGATCagttaaaggagaaaggaaattATTGTGGTATCACAGAAggagaaatacaaaaaatgtttaatgaaggaaatacaaagaaaagaacttgGTGTTTAGATAAAAATTGTATTGAATGTAAGAGGGAAGAGAAATTGAATTGTCAATTAAACAATGAGAATATAAAGACCAAAGTGGATGGACTGCTCAACATCAATGCAGAAATACAGGGAACTCTGAAGGAAACAT GTAAAGACTGTAGCAAGGAGGAGAACTTATGTGAACGTACAAAATGCGTGACAATTAATTGGTTTAGGGACAGATTAACTAATGGGGGGACAGGAAGACGAGACTGG tGTAATTTTTGGGGGGATCAGGACGTCGGAAAAGTATTGAAGAATCTGTCTGAGTCTATGATAAAAGAGAGTTCAACGAACGACGAGCTCTGTAATAGTTTCACAGGAGCAGATGATACAGTGCCAACAGATCCAAGAAAAAAGGCATGTCAATACATCGCGAGAGGCTTAGAGTATATATACAgcattaaggaagaagagaatcAAACGTACGCAaaccagaagaaaaataaccgAATATTTGATCAAACTGTGGGATGCCTATTCCTAAACGCATATGTAAATCTCCTCATAAAAAAATCGCAGGGACAAGTTTGTCCTAttacagaagaagaaataaaagaaatgtttaAGAAGGGGAATGGTCAGATTGATAAATGGTgtgtccaaaaaaaggaggatggTAATGGCAGTGATTGTGTTACTTGCAAAAGGGAACCTGACCTAAATTGCACACTGAGCGTGGAGGATTATCTGCTGTATAAGGCAGCTGACACAACTTGCGAACATCacaaaaataacataaaagggaagttGGATGATATGCTGGTCAACGATAAGACAGGACTAAAGCAAACTCTGGATGATATAACTGCTATTTGTAAACCCAAACCTGCCGCCCCTCCCCCAGCTCCTGCACCTCCTCCTTCTGGTTCTTCTGCTGCTGGGGGTGGAGAAACGGATGATGCTACTTTAAAAGCAACCAAGGCTGCCCAAATTAGCAACAAAATTGACAACCccgtccttccttacctccctCTTGCTCCTGCCATGCTTGGTATTTCTATTATGAGCTACTTgctctggaag tatttTGGAATGCAACGTaagacaagaaaacgttatAGAAGAGGTCCTCAAATTCGTGGTCCAACAttggaagaacaactccttgctcatgtggaccaacctggtccacgtgaatattacattgtaagggaacgcaaacctcgttctatgcctaaaaaaaggaggaaaaaacgggttCCTGGTCGTCACCGTGCAGgtcgtggtggtggtggtgtacgtcgccgcatgattattgatattcatttagaagtcttagacgaatgtcaaaaaggggacaccAAGCTGGTccaggaagacttttttgaaatattggttcaagaatttatgggaagtgAATTCataagagaagaaaatgttcctaaggaatatgttcctatggaagaagttcaaagttcagatttcgggtttatGGAGAAAGACATTGTTCCTAATGTAGATGTTCGTATGGAAGAGCTTCGCGAGGAACagattccaagttcagattccgggtttagggtgtag